A single genomic interval of Pomacea canaliculata isolate SZHN2017 linkage group LG5, ASM307304v1, whole genome shotgun sequence harbors:
- the LOC112565238 gene encoding G-protein coupled receptor 54-like isoform X3: MQSSPTSDDHSYQQSAAVVVKGLWTSIIVVGALGNGLVIYTMGRHGERSATNCYIINLAVSDFAVLTVVVPFTMAMFTSYDWLYGVVMCKVTVYLIYVMLQATCLTLTAMTIDRYFAIVHPISSLRDRTPRTAILISISTWIASSLVCIPFLVYSQLLYQLEPSGLHVYCVSLWPSDTWTKAITVAFIMSTYVLPLFVIVVCYTLILKHLGSRKAGAGVGCVEAEISEGPVIRRRRRVAKTVFAIVLLFAVTWLPIHVFNLCYVLIDPFPKTAFLYSVKIMCHTLSYLNSCLNPFVYGFFGDGFRQAFRKSFPRCSGRNQVAPSVHDTTNVPSTMETRLAAGPRAEAGHDVVVSSSVPHLEE; the protein is encoded by the exons ATG CAGTCTTCCCCCACCTCTGACGACCACTCGTACCAGCAgtcggcggcggtggtggtgaaGGGCCTGTGGACCAGCATCATCGTCGTGGGTGCCCTAGGAAACGGTCTCGTTATCTACACCATGGGGAGACACGGCGAACGCTCAGCCACCAACTGCTACATCATCAACCTGGCGGTTTCCGACTTCGCCGTGCTTACAGTCGTCGTCCCCTTCACAATGGCCATGTTCACCTCCTACGACTGGCTGTACGGAGTCGTAATGTGCAAAGTTACTGTTTACCTCATCTAT GTCATGCTGCAGGCCACCTGTCTGACTCTAACGGCGATGACGATTGACCGTTACTTCGCCATCGTTCACCCAATCTCATCACTAAGGGACAGAACTCCACGAACCGCTATTTTGATCAGCATCTCCACCTGGATAG CGTCATCCTTGGTGTGCATCCCGTTCCTGGTGTACAGCCAGCTGCTGTACCAGCTCGAGCCCTCGGGGCTGCACGTGTACTGCGTGAGCCTGTGGCCCAGCGACACGTGGACCAAGGCCATCACCGTGGCCTTCATCATGTCCACCTACGTCCTGCCGCTCTTCgtcattgtcgtctgctacacgCTTATCCTCAAACACCTGGGGAGCAGAAAA GCCGGGGCTGGGGTCGGATGCGTGGAGGCTGAGATAAGCGAGGGGCCGGTGATACGTCGTCGACGTAGGGTGGCTAAGACAGTCTTTGCAATCGTTCTTCTCTTCGCCGTCACGTGGCTGCCCATCCATGTTTTTAACCTCTGCTACGTCCTGATCGATCCATTTCCGAAAACTGCATTTCTGTATAGTGTGAAG ATCATGTGCCATACTCTGTCCTACCTCAACTCTTGCCTCAACCCGTTCGTCTACGGCTTCTTCGGTGACGGTTTTCGCCAGGCCTTCAGAAAGTCCTTCCCGAGGTGCAGCGGACGCAACCAAGTCGCCCCTTCTGTCCACGACACAACGAATGTCCCGTCCACCATGGAAACCAGGCTGGCGGCCGGTCCAAGGGCAGAGGCAGGGCACGATGTTGTCGTCTCCTCGTCGGTTCCACACTTAGAAgagtaa
- the LOC112565238 gene encoding G-protein coupled receptor 54-like isoform X1 codes for MQSSPTSDDHSYQQSAAVVVKGLWTSIIVVGALGNGLVIYTMGRHGERSATNCYIINLAVSDFAVLTVVVPFTMAMFTSYDWLYGVVMCKVTVYLIYVMLQATCLTLTAMTIDRYFAIVHPISSLRDRTPRTAILISISTWIASSLVCIPFLVYSQLLYQLEPSGLHVYCVSLWPSDTWTKAITVAFIMSTYVLPLFVIVVCYTLILKHLGSRKVSFRREAGAGVGCVEAEISEGPVIRRRRRVAKTVFAIVLLFAVTWLPIHVFNLCYVLIDPFPKTAFLYSVKIMCHTLSYLNSCLNPFVYGFFGDGFRQAFRKSFPRCSGRNQVAPSVHDTTNVPSTMETRLAAGPRAEAGHDVVVSSSVPHLEE; via the exons ATG CAGTCTTCCCCCACCTCTGACGACCACTCGTACCAGCAgtcggcggcggtggtggtgaaGGGCCTGTGGACCAGCATCATCGTCGTGGGTGCCCTAGGAAACGGTCTCGTTATCTACACCATGGGGAGACACGGCGAACGCTCAGCCACCAACTGCTACATCATCAACCTGGCGGTTTCCGACTTCGCCGTGCTTACAGTCGTCGTCCCCTTCACAATGGCCATGTTCACCTCCTACGACTGGCTGTACGGAGTCGTAATGTGCAAAGTTACTGTTTACCTCATCTAT GTCATGCTGCAGGCCACCTGTCTGACTCTAACGGCGATGACGATTGACCGTTACTTCGCCATCGTTCACCCAATCTCATCACTAAGGGACAGAACTCCACGAACCGCTATTTTGATCAGCATCTCCACCTGGATAG CGTCATCCTTGGTGTGCATCCCGTTCCTGGTGTACAGCCAGCTGCTGTACCAGCTCGAGCCCTCGGGGCTGCACGTGTACTGCGTGAGCCTGTGGCCCAGCGACACGTGGACCAAGGCCATCACCGTGGCCTTCATCATGTCCACCTACGTCCTGCCGCTCTTCgtcattgtcgtctgctacacgCTTATCCTCAAACACCTGGGGAGCAGAAAAGTCAGCTTCCGCCGAGAG GCCGGGGCTGGGGTCGGATGCGTGGAGGCTGAGATAAGCGAGGGGCCGGTGATACGTCGTCGACGTAGGGTGGCTAAGACAGTCTTTGCAATCGTTCTTCTCTTCGCCGTCACGTGGCTGCCCATCCATGTTTTTAACCTCTGCTACGTCCTGATCGATCCATTTCCGAAAACTGCATTTCTGTATAGTGTGAAG ATCATGTGCCATACTCTGTCCTACCTCAACTCTTGCCTCAACCCGTTCGTCTACGGCTTCTTCGGTGACGGTTTTCGCCAGGCCTTCAGAAAGTCCTTCCCGAGGTGCAGCGGACGCAACCAAGTCGCCCCTTCTGTCCACGACACAACGAATGTCCCGTCCACCATGGAAACCAGGCTGGCGGCCGGTCCAAGGGCAGAGGCAGGGCACGATGTTGTCGTCTCCTCGTCGGTTCCACACTTAGAAgagtaa
- the LOC112565238 gene encoding G-protein coupled receptor 54-like isoform X2: MSSPTSDDHSYQQSAAVVVKGLWTSIIVVGALGNGLVIYTMGRHGERSATNCYIINLAVSDFAVLTVVVPFTMAMFTSYDWLYGVVMCKVTVYLIYVMLQATCLTLTAMTIDRYFAIVHPISSLRDRTPRTAILISISTWIASSLVCIPFLVYSQLLYQLEPSGLHVYCVSLWPSDTWTKAITVAFIMSTYVLPLFVIVVCYTLILKHLGSRKVSFRREAGAGVGCVEAEISEGPVIRRRRRVAKTVFAIVLLFAVTWLPIHVFNLCYVLIDPFPKTAFLYSVKIMCHTLSYLNSCLNPFVYGFFGDGFRQAFRKSFPRCSGRNQVAPSVHDTTNVPSTMETRLAAGPRAEAGHDVVVSSSVPHLEE; this comes from the exons ATG TCTTCCCCCACCTCTGACGACCACTCGTACCAGCAgtcggcggcggtggtggtgaaGGGCCTGTGGACCAGCATCATCGTCGTGGGTGCCCTAGGAAACGGTCTCGTTATCTACACCATGGGGAGACACGGCGAACGCTCAGCCACCAACTGCTACATCATCAACCTGGCGGTTTCCGACTTCGCCGTGCTTACAGTCGTCGTCCCCTTCACAATGGCCATGTTCACCTCCTACGACTGGCTGTACGGAGTCGTAATGTGCAAAGTTACTGTTTACCTCATCTAT GTCATGCTGCAGGCCACCTGTCTGACTCTAACGGCGATGACGATTGACCGTTACTTCGCCATCGTTCACCCAATCTCATCACTAAGGGACAGAACTCCACGAACCGCTATTTTGATCAGCATCTCCACCTGGATAG CGTCATCCTTGGTGTGCATCCCGTTCCTGGTGTACAGCCAGCTGCTGTACCAGCTCGAGCCCTCGGGGCTGCACGTGTACTGCGTGAGCCTGTGGCCCAGCGACACGTGGACCAAGGCCATCACCGTGGCCTTCATCATGTCCACCTACGTCCTGCCGCTCTTCgtcattgtcgtctgctacacgCTTATCCTCAAACACCTGGGGAGCAGAAAAGTCAGCTTCCGCCGAGAG GCCGGGGCTGGGGTCGGATGCGTGGAGGCTGAGATAAGCGAGGGGCCGGTGATACGTCGTCGACGTAGGGTGGCTAAGACAGTCTTTGCAATCGTTCTTCTCTTCGCCGTCACGTGGCTGCCCATCCATGTTTTTAACCTCTGCTACGTCCTGATCGATCCATTTCCGAAAACTGCATTTCTGTATAGTGTGAAG ATCATGTGCCATACTCTGTCCTACCTCAACTCTTGCCTCAACCCGTTCGTCTACGGCTTCTTCGGTGACGGTTTTCGCCAGGCCTTCAGAAAGTCCTTCCCGAGGTGCAGCGGACGCAACCAAGTCGCCCCTTCTGTCCACGACACAACGAATGTCCCGTCCACCATGGAAACCAGGCTGGCGGCCGGTCCAAGGGCAGAGGCAGGGCACGATGTTGTCGTCTCCTCGTCGGTTCCACACTTAGAAgagtaa